The following proteins come from a genomic window of Paenibacillus swuensis:
- a CDS encoding DeoR/GlpR family DNA-binding transcription regulator, whose amino-acid sequence MYQEERIQAILSHMAEYGRVNIGDICTLFEVSRDTARRDLVKMDELGLIIRTHGGAVLPLKPKEIYPYKDRLTRESTGKINIGRYAASLIEDGDTVILDASTTVQYAAERITSLNVTAVTNSIDIADTLSGKDNVRTYLLGGELHPRHRFLYGPATIAKLAEYRADKLLLGAGAIAEEGLFFPYEDEGFVKREMIRRAKQVILLADHTKFDKSMFFKIADLEAVSLMITDLPPKPDMMNYLEQHQIELIIVSEENTHDKNDSK is encoded by the coding sequence TTGTATCAAGAGGAACGCATTCAAGCCATTTTGAGTCATATGGCGGAGTACGGTCGAGTGAATATCGGAGATATTTGTACCTTGTTTGAAGTGTCACGGGATACGGCAAGACGTGATTTGGTGAAGATGGATGAACTTGGATTGATTATACGAACTCACGGAGGCGCAGTCCTTCCCCTTAAACCTAAGGAAATTTACCCTTATAAAGATCGGCTCACACGCGAATCCACCGGCAAAATAAACATCGGGCGCTATGCGGCTTCACTTATTGAAGACGGGGATACTGTCATCCTGGATGCATCCACTACCGTTCAGTATGCGGCGGAACGCATTACGAGTCTGAACGTTACCGCGGTGACGAATTCTATAGATATTGCGGACACTTTATCCGGCAAGGATAATGTGCGAACCTATCTGTTGGGCGGTGAGCTTCATCCGAGGCACCGTTTTCTTTATGGTCCTGCCACGATCGCCAAGCTTGCGGAATACCGCGCGGATAAATTGTTGTTGGGAGCAGGAGCGATTGCGGAAGAGGGACTCTTTTTCCCCTATGAAGATGAGGGTTTTGTAAAAAGAGAGATGATTCGACGGGCCAAACAGGTCATTTTGCTTGCGGATCATACCAAGTTCGATAAATCTATGTTCTTCAAAATAGCCGATTTGGAAGCTGTGAGCTTAATGATTACGGACCTCCCCCCTAAACCTGACATGATGAATTACCTGGAACAACATCAAATCGAACTGATTATCGTATCGGAGGAAAATACGCATGATAAAAATGATAGTAAGTGA
- the mtaB gene encoding tRNA (N(6)-L-threonylcarbamoyladenosine(37)-C(2))-methylthiotransferase MtaB, with the protein MTTTLAATTAQTVAFYTLGCKVNFYDTEAIWQLFKGSGYEQVDFEATADVYIINTCTVTNTGDKKSRQIIRRAVRRNPDAIIAVTGCYAQTSPAKIMAIPGVDLVIGTQDREKILEFIEQFRAERQPINAVRNIMKTRNFEELDVPDFSDRTRAFLKIQEGCNNFCTFCIIPWSRGLSRSREPQSVIQQAEALVAAGYKEIVLTGIHTGGYGDDLEDYKLHNLLRDLDKVQGLERIRISSIEASQITDEVIDVLKNSDKMCRHLHVPLQAGDNTVLKRMRRKYTVEEFAGKIAKLHEIMPGVAITTDVIVGFPGETEEMFLTGYRYMEQMKFAEMHVFPYSKRTGTPAARMEDQVDEEEKNRRVHELIDLSERMQLDYAKQFVGEVLDVIPERDYKGAPGSGLVMGYTDNYIQVVFNGTEDMIGKLCRVKVTEAGVNECKADFVRVIEDAPVVLKSAAAV; encoded by the coding sequence ATGACTACAACTTTGGCCGCGACAACAGCCCAGACGGTTGCATTTTATACACTAGGCTGTAAAGTGAACTTCTATGATACAGAGGCGATCTGGCAGCTGTTTAAAGGTTCCGGCTACGAACAAGTCGACTTTGAGGCGACAGCGGATGTTTATATCATCAATACATGCACAGTAACGAATACCGGCGACAAGAAAAGCCGGCAAATTATACGGCGAGCCGTTCGCCGCAATCCGGACGCGATTATCGCGGTTACGGGCTGCTACGCGCAAACGTCGCCAGCTAAAATCATGGCAATTCCCGGTGTGGACTTGGTCATCGGAACACAGGACCGTGAGAAGATTCTGGAATTTATCGAGCAGTTCCGCGCGGAACGCCAACCGATTAATGCGGTGCGTAACATTATGAAAACACGGAACTTTGAGGAATTGGACGTTCCGGATTTCTCGGATCGTACGCGCGCGTTTCTTAAAATTCAGGAAGGCTGCAACAATTTCTGCACCTTCTGCATCATTCCATGGTCACGGGGGCTTTCCCGCAGCCGTGAACCGCAAAGTGTCATTCAGCAGGCCGAAGCCCTTGTAGCGGCCGGATATAAGGAAATCGTGCTGACAGGCATTCATACGGGCGGCTACGGGGACGATTTGGAGGATTATAAGCTGCACAATCTTCTGCGTGATCTGGACAAAGTCCAAGGGTTGGAGCGTATCCGTATTTCGTCCATCGAGGCAAGCCAAATCACCGATGAGGTCATTGACGTACTGAAAAATTCGGACAAAATGTGCCGGCATCTGCATGTTCCGTTGCAAGCCGGCGACAATACGGTTTTGAAGCGGATGCGCCGCAAGTATACGGTAGAAGAGTTTGCAGGGAAAATTGCAAAGCTTCATGAAATTATGCCTGGCGTAGCGATTACAACTGACGTAATTGTCGGGTTCCCCGGCGAAACCGAAGAGATGTTCCTGACGGGCTACCGTTACATGGAACAAATGAAATTCGCTGAAATGCACGTGTTCCCCTATTCTAAACGGACCGGCACCCCCGCGGCGCGTATGGAAGATCAAGTGGACGAGGAAGAAAAGAACCGCCGTGTTCACGAACTCATTGATCTGTCCGAGAGGATGCAGCTGGATTACGCCAAGCAGTTCGTCGGCGAGGTGTTGGATGTTATTCCGGAGAGGGATTACAAAGGCGCCCCGGGATCCGGTCTCGTCATGGGTTACACCGATAACTACATTCAAGTGGTCTTTAACGGTACCGAAGACATGATCGGCAAGTTATGCCGCGTAAAAGTAACAGAAGCCGGCGTGAATGAATGTAAGGCTGATTTTGTGCGTGTGATCGAAGATGCTCCGGTTGTGTTGAAGTCAGCCGCAGCTGTTTAA
- a CDS encoding site-2 protease family protein: MDSANFFRFPIEEWPFVLLSLAIGLSVHEFAHAYTAWKFGDPTAKDRGRVTLNPMAHLDIFGTILIFIAGFGWAKPVPVNRSYFKKPRMMSIFVSLAGPVSNLLIVFIGLFLFYLLDYLGAIENLSTGSITALVTFFKYLISLNITLFLFNLIPLPPLDGYRIIEDLAPQPIRAKMSQYEHWGAFIFLLLVFIPPLSRVTIVPLFSLSDHILLLFGNIIGSIFGM, encoded by the coding sequence ATGGACTCCGCAAACTTCTTTAGGTTTCCGATAGAAGAATGGCCGTTTGTTCTGCTTTCGCTGGCGATCGGCCTGTCTGTTCATGAATTTGCTCATGCTTACACGGCGTGGAAATTCGGTGACCCGACGGCCAAAGACCGCGGACGGGTAACGTTGAATCCGATGGCTCATTTGGACATATTCGGAACGATTCTGATCTTTATCGCCGGCTTCGGATGGGCCAAGCCTGTCCCGGTGAACCGCAGTTATTTCAAGAAGCCGCGGATGATGAGCATCTTCGTCTCCCTTGCCGGACCGGTGAGCAACTTGTTAATTGTTTTTATCGGACTCTTTCTTTTTTACCTGCTTGATTATTTGGGAGCCATTGAGAATTTAAGCACAGGCTCGATTACCGCGCTTGTTACTTTTTTTAAATACTTAATCTCGTTGAATATCACCTTGTTCTTGTTTAACCTGATTCCCTTACCGCCGTTAGACGGTTACCGGATCATAGAAGACTTGGCTCCGCAACCGATTCGGGCGAAGATGTCGCAGTATGAACACTGGGGTGCTTTTATTTTTCTGTTGCTCGTATTCATTCCGCCGCTCAGCCGCGTTACCATTGTTCCGTTGTTCAGTTTGAGCGATCACATTCTCCTGTTATTCGGCAACATCATCGGTTCCATTTTCGGGATGTAA
- the dnaJ gene encoding molecular chaperone DnaJ: MSKRDYYEVLGVDKNASADDIKKAYRQAARKLHPDVNKAADAEDQFKEAKEAYDVLSDDQKRSTYDRHGHVDPNQGFGGGADFNGGGFGDIFDMFFGGGGRQRDPNAPQRGNDLQYSMTIEFKEAIFGKETDITIPRTEDCDTCHGNGAKPGTKPETCTTCKGSGQQEVVQNTAFGRMVNRRVCSTCSGRGQVIKDRCNTCHGSGKVKKQRKIHVKIPAGVDEGAQLRISGEGEPGTRGGPAGDLYIVLRVKAHEFFEREGDDVYCEVPLTFAQAALGDEIEIPTLTEKVKLKIPAGTQTGTYFRLKGKGVPRLRGYGQGDQHVKAVLVTPTNLTEEQKEMLLQFGGSINDTTHSNHQSIFDRLKKAFLGD; the protein is encoded by the coding sequence GTGTCTAAACGTGATTACTATGAAGTGCTGGGCGTAGATAAGAACGCGTCGGCCGATGATATTAAGAAAGCTTACCGCCAAGCGGCGCGCAAGCTGCATCCGGACGTAAACAAGGCGGCGGATGCCGAAGATCAGTTCAAGGAAGCGAAGGAAGCGTACGACGTCCTTAGCGATGATCAGAAGCGCTCTACCTACGACCGTCACGGCCATGTGGATCCGAACCAAGGCTTTGGCGGCGGTGCGGATTTCAACGGCGGCGGTTTCGGGGACATTTTTGATATGTTTTTTGGCGGCGGCGGCAGACAGCGCGACCCGAATGCTCCGCAACGAGGGAATGATCTGCAATACTCGATGACGATCGAATTTAAGGAAGCGATTTTCGGCAAAGAAACCGACATCACGATTCCTCGGACAGAAGATTGCGACACTTGTCACGGTAACGGTGCGAAGCCGGGAACAAAGCCCGAAACATGTACGACTTGCAAAGGCTCCGGTCAGCAAGAGGTTGTGCAGAACACCGCTTTCGGACGTATGGTCAATCGCAGAGTATGTTCGACATGTTCCGGACGCGGCCAAGTCATTAAGGACCGCTGCAATACATGTCACGGCTCGGGTAAAGTGAAGAAGCAACGCAAAATACATGTGAAAATTCCCGCTGGCGTGGATGAAGGAGCGCAGCTACGCATCTCCGGCGAAGGGGAGCCCGGTACACGCGGGGGGCCTGCAGGCGATCTATACATCGTTCTGCGCGTTAAGGCTCATGAGTTCTTCGAACGTGAAGGCGATGATGTGTACTGTGAAGTGCCGTTAACATTCGCGCAAGCGGCATTGGGCGATGAAATTGAAATCCCTACCCTAACCGAGAAAGTGAAGTTGAAGATTCCTGCCGGTACCCAAACCGGAACTTACTTCCGTCTGAAAGGGAAGGGCGTGCCGCGTCTTCGCGGCTATGGCCAAGGCGACCAGCACGTGAAAGCGGTGCTCGTCACACCTACGAACCTGACGGAAGAACAGAAAGAGATGCTGCTCCAGTTTGGCGGTTCGATTAACGACACGACGCACTCGAATCACCAATCCATCTTTGATCGTTTGAAGAAGGCGTTCTTAGGGGATTAA
- a CDS encoding NUDIX hydrolase: MKEISAGGVVYREIEGRKEVQLIQDRYGKISLAKGKMEQGETVEETALREIIEETGIQGRIVEPLHTIRYQYQSQVHGTVDKEVHYYLVEAASGTLQAQVEEIRGVEWCELQDAWMRQREHGYDNNDEVLQLALHKLGYEVDGQ; encoded by the coding sequence ATGAAGGAAATTTCAGCAGGCGGTGTCGTATATCGCGAGATCGAAGGTCGTAAAGAGGTACAGTTAATTCAGGATCGGTACGGCAAGATTTCTCTAGCCAAAGGCAAAATGGAGCAAGGCGAAACCGTGGAAGAAACAGCGCTGCGGGAAATCATTGAAGAAACGGGTATTCAGGGGCGCATTGTAGAGCCGTTGCATACGATCCGTTATCAATACCAATCTCAGGTTCACGGGACAGTTGACAAAGAGGTTCATTATTATCTGGTGGAAGCCGCCTCAGGCACGCTACAAGCGCAGGTGGAAGAGATTCGCGGCGTGGAATGGTGTGAGTTGCAGGATGCTTGGATGCGCCAACGGGAGCATGGTTATGATAATAACGACGAAGTTTTACAACTGGCTTTACACAAATTAGGTTATGAGGTGGATGGACAATGA
- a CDS encoding LCP family protein has translation MWKKVAKYTGIVLLLVILGTGVYAGYLYSKADAMLDNMAVNNGGDSSSDEKPKPKPANLKPMTILLAGIDHREKTGSMNSDVLMAISLNPKMKSATVVSIPRDLELSPEGLSNRKANYYFPHFYLKDKDTAFAKTKEVFEDVVDLPMDHMVTIDFEGFEEIVDELGGLTIDVDMDMRYVDTWDGTNIDLKQGVQHLNGKETLDFVRYRKSNRGTEPSTDGERNERQQQVLGKLLDKMASVDGVAKFGSMMDIMGKHVKTDLSSGQLKDFIQTYMGVHKEDINFVHLEGDWVSPYIVVKPEDLDAAHDALDYELTKTPESEAAAAAEAAKQAALKTETQSNITDTTDVD, from the coding sequence ATGTGGAAAAAAGTAGCGAAGTACACAGGCATCGTGCTTTTGCTGGTTATCTTGGGCACAGGTGTATATGCGGGTTACCTATACAGTAAAGCAGATGCGATGCTAGACAATATGGCTGTGAACAACGGCGGGGATTCTTCGTCAGATGAGAAGCCTAAACCTAAGCCGGCTAATCTGAAACCTATGACAATCTTGTTAGCCGGTATAGACCATAGGGAGAAAACCGGAAGTATGAATTCCGATGTGTTAATGGCAATCTCACTTAATCCGAAGATGAAATCCGCCACGGTGGTTTCTATTCCCCGCGATTTGGAGTTGTCTCCCGAGGGACTCAGCAACCGTAAAGCAAACTATTATTTTCCACACTTTTACCTAAAAGATAAAGATACGGCTTTCGCAAAAACGAAGGAAGTATTTGAAGATGTGGTCGATCTGCCGATGGATCATATGGTTACGATTGATTTCGAAGGTTTTGAAGAGATCGTGGATGAGCTCGGCGGTTTAACGATTGATGTGGATATGGATATGCGCTACGTGGATACCTGGGACGGCACGAATATAGATTTGAAGCAAGGGGTGCAGCATCTGAACGGAAAGGAAACGCTGGACTTTGTACGATACCGTAAATCCAATCGCGGAACGGAGCCTTCGACAGACGGTGAGCGTAATGAGAGGCAGCAACAGGTTTTAGGAAAGCTACTGGACAAAATGGCCTCCGTCGACGGTGTAGCTAAATTTGGTTCCATGATGGACATTATGGGGAAACATGTAAAGACCGATTTATCTTCCGGTCAATTGAAAGATTTTATCCAAACCTATATGGGTGTTCACAAAGAAGATATTAACTTTGTGCACTTGGAAGGGGATTGGGTTTCTCCCTACATTGTAGTCAAGCCGGAGGATTTGGATGCCGCTCACGACGCTTTGGATTATGAGCTTACAAAAACGCCGGAATCCGAAGCGGCTGCGGCTGCGGAAGCGGCTAAACAAGCAGCTTTGAAGACTGAAACACAAAGTAATATTACAGATACGACAGACGTGGATTAA
- the deoC gene encoding deoxyribose-phosphate aldolase, giving the protein MSNDFQKEITQYIDHTLLKAEAKKEDIEKLCQEAKEHHFFSVCVNSQWVSLCAELLKGSNVKVCTVVGFPLGASTSETKALEAAKAVEQGALEVDMVLAIGSLISGDYDYVRDDIRKVVQAVEGKAIVKVIMETGYLNDDQKKIASKLSEEAGAHFIKTSTGFGKGGATVEDITLMRGSVSDHIGVKASGGVRDLETAKAMIAAGATRLGTSSGVVLAQGGKSTGGY; this is encoded by the coding sequence ATGAGCAATGATTTTCAAAAAGAAATAACCCAATATATTGATCACACGTTACTAAAGGCGGAAGCGAAGAAAGAAGATATTGAGAAGCTTTGTCAGGAAGCGAAGGAACATCATTTTTTTAGTGTATGCGTCAATTCCCAATGGGTATCGCTTTGCGCAGAGTTGCTGAAAGGTTCCAATGTGAAAGTCTGTACGGTTGTCGGTTTCCCTTTAGGGGCAAGCACCAGCGAGACCAAGGCGTTAGAGGCGGCTAAAGCGGTGGAGCAAGGCGCGCTTGAAGTCGATATGGTGTTAGCCATCGGATCCCTGATTAGCGGCGACTATGACTATGTTCGTGACGATATTCGCAAAGTCGTTCAAGCGGTGGAAGGCAAAGCTATTGTGAAAGTCATAATGGAAACCGGTTATCTGAACGATGATCAAAAGAAAATCGCTTCCAAGCTTTCTGAAGAGGCTGGCGCCCACTTCATTAAGACGTCGACCGGCTTCGGCAAAGGCGGCGCGACCGTTGAGGATATCACCTTAATGCGCGGCAGTGTTTCCGATCATATCGGGGTAAAGGCATCCGGCGGCGTTCGCGATCTGGAAACAGCGAAAGCGATGATTGCCGCAGGCGCGACTCGGTTAGGGACAAGCTCAGGTGTGGTTCTTGCACAAGGCGGTAAGAGCACGGGCGGTTATTAG
- a CDS encoding DUF3889 domain-containing protein codes for MNKNILIAALIFTGANVAPIHTNAVQGQPPAYAKWGLIAVKETQKAYKNAPITDYLFIGQTKLSASRVQERFKLIVRKQTGLIGVFVTITHEVPSDRIISVELSETKP; via the coding sequence ATGAACAAGAATATACTGATTGCAGCTTTAATATTCACCGGCGCGAATGTTGCGCCTATACACACTAATGCCGTTCAAGGCCAGCCGCCCGCCTATGCCAAATGGGGACTGATTGCGGTTAAAGAAACACAGAAAGCATATAAGAACGCCCCCATCACCGATTACTTGTTTATTGGTCAAACCAAACTTTCTGCAAGCCGCGTTCAGGAGCGGTTCAAGTTGATTGTACGGAAACAGACGGGATTAATTGGTGTGTTTGTGACCATTACCCATGAGGTTCCATCGGATCGCATCATCTCTGTTGAACTAAGTGAAACCAAACCTTAA
- a CDS encoding HAD family hydrolase has protein sequence MIKMIVSDLDGTLLTHEGSIHPQDAEAVARAHRDGYEICFASGRMYGELGTVMDRFGLRFHAVGQNGATVHRLDRLLGSSKFPSALASELYTLAETLDLVHFVHCNNDAYYFPERNERTIPIEKRLLIPGTELRDLRGALSRAEIEPCKITFLGELTALRRLQAQLNVKFPGKIETYIADVDCLDVMPLGISKGAGLTMLAKELGLRNDEIACIGDSFNDISMFEFTPHSYAMQGAAEGVRQAANFVVPSVADAIARVYRYNAMEEKIG, from the coding sequence ATGATAAAAATGATAGTAAGTGATTTGGATGGCACCTTGTTGACACACGAAGGATCTATTCATCCCCAAGATGCGGAGGCCGTTGCCAGGGCGCATCGCGACGGTTATGAAATCTGTTTCGCTTCCGGTCGAATGTATGGTGAACTTGGAACCGTCATGGATCGGTTTGGTCTGCGGTTTCATGCTGTCGGACAGAACGGAGCTACCGTACACCGCCTTGATAGACTGCTAGGCTCGTCTAAATTCCCCTCGGCGTTGGCTTCCGAGCTATATACCCTGGCGGAGACTTTAGACCTCGTCCATTTCGTTCATTGTAATAATGATGCTTATTATTTCCCTGAGCGCAATGAACGCACGATTCCGATTGAGAAGCGTTTGCTAATTCCCGGTACGGAACTGAGAGATTTAAGAGGTGCGCTGAGCCGTGCGGAAATCGAACCTTGTAAAATTACTTTCCTGGGAGAATTGACCGCTTTGCGCCGCCTGCAAGCTCAACTTAACGTGAAATTTCCCGGGAAAATTGAAACGTATATCGCGGATGTCGATTGTCTGGACGTCATGCCGCTAGGCATTTCCAAAGGGGCTGGATTGACCATGTTGGCTAAAGAGCTTGGGTTAAGAAATGACGAGATTGCATGTATCGGCGATTCCTTTAATGATATTTCCATGTTTGAATTTACTCCGCACAGCTACGCCATGCAAGGCGCCGCTGAAGGGGTTCGCCAAGCGGCTAACTTTGTGGTTCCTTCCGTTGCGGATGCGATCGCCCGTGTTTATCGCTATAACGCGATGGAAGAGAAGATTGGTTGA
- a CDS encoding 16S rRNA (uracil(1498)-N(3))-methyltransferase: MQRYFLKKEQFTHNNTVRITGDDAHHLVKVMRARAGDKVICSDGESREALVELQEIETGQVTASIIEELAMDAEPEVKVWVAQSLPKGDKMEIVIQKCTEIGAHRFIPFESERTVVQYDAKKEAKRLERWNKIAKEAAEQAHRNRVPEVEPMRSWKSLLQLSADFDLTMICYEKEQGLQFRALLQQAVQQDQMKKVLLLIGPEGGFTENEVEQAEAAGARAISLGRRILRTETAAMTALTCILYETGEMGGN, encoded by the coding sequence ATGCAACGTTATTTCCTCAAGAAGGAACAATTTACACACAACAATACCGTTCGGATTACGGGAGATGACGCTCATCATCTGGTGAAAGTGATGCGTGCCCGCGCGGGAGACAAGGTCATTTGCAGCGACGGAGAGTCCCGCGAAGCGCTTGTTGAACTTCAAGAGATCGAGACAGGTCAGGTGACCGCCTCTATTATAGAAGAACTGGCGATGGATGCCGAGCCTGAAGTTAAAGTTTGGGTTGCCCAAAGCTTGCCGAAAGGCGACAAGATGGAGATCGTGATTCAGAAATGCACTGAAATCGGCGCCCATCGCTTTATACCTTTCGAATCCGAGCGTACCGTTGTTCAATATGATGCTAAGAAGGAAGCCAAGCGTCTTGAGCGATGGAATAAGATTGCCAAAGAAGCCGCGGAACAGGCTCATCGCAACCGTGTTCCCGAGGTTGAACCGATGCGTTCATGGAAGTCGTTGCTTCAGCTTTCGGCTGATTTTGACCTGACGATGATTTGTTATGAGAAAGAACAAGGGCTGCAATTCAGAGCGCTCCTGCAACAAGCGGTCCAGCAGGATCAGATGAAGAAAGTTCTGCTGCTAATCGGACCTGAAGGCGGCTTTACCGAGAATGAAGTAGAACAGGCGGAAGCGGCAGGCGCCCGCGCAATTTCTCTGGGACGCAGAATTTTGCGTACGGAAACCGCGGCCATGACCGCGTTGACCTGTATTTTATATGAAACCGGCGAGATGGGAGGAAACTGA
- a CDS encoding YfhD family protein: protein MANMNNTYKPANFNVSVGRRLPVSKNEDVEYSEELADRNDKQAQDRGAAADERQES, encoded by the coding sequence ATGGCGAATATGAACAATACATATAAACCCGCGAATTTCAATGTTTCAGTAGGTCGCAGATTGCCGGTTTCCAAGAACGAAGATGTAGAGTATTCCGAAGAGCTGGCCGACCGCAACGACAAGCAGGCGCAGGACCGAGGGGCCGCGGCGGATGAGCGTCAGGAGTCTTAA
- the prmA gene encoding 50S ribosomal protein L11 methyltransferase: MRWHEITIHTTEMATEMISNFMHELGAGGVSIEESGSLNRPRDTSLGQWYEHPLNDIPEGEAVIKGYFGEDVDVEAAMNHIRESTAELSEFGIDAGKAEMSVREVDEEDWATAWKQYFKPLRITERLTIKPTWEDYTPQSDELIIELDPGMAFGTGTHPTTALCLRTLESVIQQGDDVIDVGTGSGVLAIGAIKLGARHVLAVDLDPVAVSSATENSRLNGMEEQITVKLSDLLGVFQTSEADGEAAKKQFGVHIPVKVVVANILAEIIMLFIDDVYQVLEQGGYYIVSGIWKNKADVVEEALVAAGFAIDARNTDQDWYAFVARKG; the protein is encoded by the coding sequence ATGCGCTGGCATGAAATTACAATACATACAACGGAAATGGCAACGGAGATGATCTCCAACTTTATGCATGAGCTTGGAGCGGGCGGCGTGTCCATCGAAGAATCGGGGTCGTTAAACCGTCCGAGGGACACATCACTCGGTCAATGGTATGAACATCCTCTGAATGACATTCCGGAAGGCGAAGCGGTCATTAAAGGATATTTTGGCGAAGATGTTGATGTGGAAGCGGCAATGAATCACATTCGCGAATCAACAGCCGAGTTGAGTGAATTCGGCATCGATGCCGGTAAAGCGGAGATGAGCGTACGCGAGGTTGATGAAGAGGATTGGGCAACGGCGTGGAAGCAGTACTTTAAGCCATTGCGGATTACGGAACGCTTGACGATCAAACCGACTTGGGAAGATTATACGCCGCAGTCGGATGAGCTGATTATTGAACTCGACCCGGGCATGGCTTTCGGAACCGGAACACATCCGACTACCGCACTCTGCTTACGCACGCTGGAGAGCGTCATTCAGCAAGGGGATGATGTGATTGATGTAGGTACAGGTTCAGGCGTGCTTGCCATAGGTGCAATTAAATTAGGCGCAAGGCATGTGCTTGCCGTGGACTTAGATCCGGTTGCCGTGTCCAGCGCAACGGAAAACTCGCGATTGAACGGGATGGAAGAGCAAATTACCGTTAAGTTAAGCGATCTGCTTGGCGTCTTTCAAACAAGTGAGGCAGACGGGGAAGCGGCGAAGAAGCAGTTCGGCGTTCACATTCCGGTTAAAGTAGTGGTTGCCAACATCCTTGCCGAGATTATAATGCTGTTTATCGATGATGTTTATCAGGTGTTGGAACAAGGCGGATACTATATCGTATCCGGGATCTGGAAGAACAAAGCGGATGTTGTGGAAGAGGCGCTGGTTGCGGCCGGCTTCGCGATTGACGCCAGGAATACGGATCAGGACTGGTACGCGTTCGTCGCGAGAAAGGGTTAA